In Spodoptera frugiperda isolate SF20-4 chromosome 13, AGI-APGP_CSIRO_Sfru_2.0, whole genome shotgun sequence, the following are encoded in one genomic region:
- the LOC118270337 gene encoding ABC transporter G family member 20, protein MPAYDNEGATISMEDVRPPEQPITISTIEEELIARRHKMFKTQKSTVASRKQQAVCVRRAHKRYGTQKNPNIILDGLNMTVPKGSIYGLLGASGCGKTTLLSCIVGRRRLNSGEIWVLGGRPGSPGSGVPGPRIGYMPQEIALFGEFSIRETLIYFGWIANMPTNEVEERIDFLIQLLQLPNPTRQVKNLSGGQQRRTSLAAALIHDPELLILDEPTVGVDPVLRQSIWDHLVDITKGGRTTVIITTHYIDETKQADIIGLMRGGRFLAEESPTELIRRYQGESLEDVFLKLSVLQNLGKRRRSSILADVVERVELPAIPNPAAVDLEEAEIGEISGEFGDNVSMSSKGRVVVTPELINPIEAMPPEEKPRRSMEMYMPMKWHHMKALIWKNFLSLFRNFGALAFLLGLPVSQMIFFCVAIGHYPVGLPIAVVNYEVNSTDTLCDYNKNVCPQDPNTYEWNLTRFSCEYLDFLSKRQSNLISYPTKEIAINEAQHGKARVVLVFHANFSESLQLRITDPRHSNKWTVQNSDIETHMDDTDKQVEWMLSRDIQLAFMEATEHLAKVCDLPPRIMSIPVTFNKPVYGLEVPNLTDFAGPGVILTIVFFLAVALTSGSMLAERNEGILERSLVSGITGTEILFSHVLVQMLIMMLQSGMVLLLGFLVFGLTIKGPVGWVICLTLMTGLCGMTFGFVVSTICDTDRTATYLALGSFLPMVMLCGIIWPIEGMHVILQWISYFLPLTLSTEGLRSMLQRGWGVESPTVYAGFISVATWIAVYLTTSILLLKFKKG, encoded by the exons ATGCCAGCGTACGATAATGAAGGGGCGACGATATCCATGGAGGATGTCAGGCCTCCAGAACAGCCGATCACCATCAGCACCATTGAAGAGGAGCTCATTGCTAGAAGACACAAGATGTTCAAGACACAGAAGTCCACTGTTGcttctag GAAACAGCAAGCGGTTTGCGTCAGAAGAGCTCACAAGAGATACGGAACACAGAAGAATCCTAATATTATTCTAGATGGATTGAATATGACAGTTCCTAAGGGATCCAT ATATGGTCTTCTCGGAGCATCAGGGTGTGGAAAGACCACCTTACTGTCCTGTATAGTGGGCAGACGAAGACTGAACTCTGGTGAGATCTGGGTGCTGGGTGGAAGACCTGGCAGTCCTGGGAGTGGAGTACCTGGACCTCGGATTGGGTATATGCCTCAG GAAATTGCCTTATTTGGGGAGTTTTCCATTAGAGAGACGCTGATCTACTTCGGATGGATAGCCAACATGCCGACCAACGAGGTGGAGGAACGGATTGACTTCTTGATCCAGTTGCTGCAGCTTCCTAATCCTACCAG ACAAGTCAAAAATCTATCGGGAGGGCAACAGAGGAGGACATCGTTGGCTGCAGCGCTGATACATGACCCTGAGCTGCTGATCCTGGACGAACCAACTGTTGGAGTGGACCCTGTTTTACGACAGAG CATCTGGGACCACTTGGTGGACATCACTAAAGGTGGTCGAACTACCGTCATCATCACCACTCATTACATCGATGAGACTAAGCAGGCTGACATT ATCGGACTCATGCGAGGTGGTAGATTCTTGGCAGAAGAATCACCAACGGAACTAATCCGCCGATACCAGGGTGAGAGTTTAGAAGATGTATTCTTGAAGCTGTCTGTGCTGCAGAACTTGGGCAAGAGAAGGAGATCCAGTATCCTGGCTGACGTGGTGGAGCGAGTGGAGCTGCCAGCGATACCA AATCCAGCAGCAGTAGACTTAGAAGAAGCAGAGATTGGTGAAATATCTGGTGAATTCGGTGACAATGTGTCTATGAGCAGTAAGGGGCGAGTGGTGGTGACTCCTGAGCTCATCAACCCTATAGAAGCCATGCCTCCAGAAGAGAAGCCTCGAAGGAGCATGGAAATGTACATGCCCATGAAATGGCACCACATGAAGGCTTTGATATGGAAAAACTTTTTGAGTTTGTTTAGGAACTTTGG CGCCCTGGCTTTCCTTCTCGGTCTCCCGGTCTCTCAAATGATATTCTTCTGTGTCGCCATCGGTCACTACCCTGTCGGCTTGCCGATAGCTGTGGTGAACTACGAAGTCAACTCCACGGATACTCTTTGCGATTACAATAAAAACGTCTGCCCTCAAGATCCAAATACGTATGAATGGAATCTAACTAGATTTAGTTGTGAATATCTGGACTTTTTATCGAAAAGACAATCTAATTTG ATATCATACCCAACCAAAGAGATAGCAATAAATGAGGCCCAGCATGGTAAAGCGCGAGTGGTTCTGGTGTTCCACGCGAACTTCTCCGAGTCCCTGCAGCTGAGGATCACCGACCCTAGACACTCAAACAAATGGACTGTCCAGAACTCCGATATTGAAACCCATATGGATGATACTG ACAAGCAAGTGGAGTGGATGTTGTCAAGAGACATTCAGCTGGCCTTCATGGAAGCTACGGAGCACCTGGCTAAAGTCTGCGACCTGCCACCTAGGATCATGTCCATACCAGTCACT ttcAACAAGCCAGTTTACGGTTTGGAGGTACCCAACTTGACTGACTTCGCTGGACCTGGTGTCATTCTGAC AATCGTATTCTTCTTGGCGGTGGCTCTGACTTCAGGCTCCATGCTGGCTGAGAGGAATGAGGGTATCCTCGAGAGATCACTGGTTTCTGGAATTACTG GTACTGAGATCCTGTTCTCCCACGTGCTAGTCCAGATGTTGATCATGATGCTGCAGTCAGGAATGGTGCTGCTCCTCGGTTTCCTGGTCTTCGGCCTTACCATCAAGGGGCCGGTAGGATGGGTGATCTGCCTGACTTTGATGACTGGACTCTGTGGCATGACTTTCG GTTTCGTTGTTTCCACAATCTGCGACACCGACAGGACGGCTACTTACCTCGCTCTCGGATCCTTCCTACCCATGGTGATGCTTTGCGGAATCATCTGGCCTATTGAAG GTATGCACGTGATCCTCCAATGGATCAGCTACTTCCTCCCCCTCACTCTATCGACTGAGGGTCTTCGCTCCATGCTGCAGAGAGGCTGGGGCGTCGAGAGCCCTACGGTCTACGCGGGCTTCATCTCCGTTGCCACCTGGATCGCTGTCTACCTCACAACGAGTATCCTACTCCTCAAATTCAAGAAGGGCTGA